AGTTCAATTGAATTTACTGCTTTCATATCGATATCGAAATATACAATAGAACATATCAATTCTGAACTCACTAAGACTAAATGCTGGATTCACCCCTGGCTCTTCAGACAATCAGACTAAGTTTGTTATTCCCATTCGAATATGAACGTAGTCACTTGATCAAACAGAGGCGTTGGTTTTAGCCAATTATACCAACTTGCCTTCTTGGTTATGTCTATACTGACTTCTTTTAGTTCACGCTTCCAGTAGAAATACTTGTCTTTGGTATTATCTGAGCATCCTATTACTCTATGCAAACACCTGTATTTCAAAGCAAAACCATATATAAGATATGGTAGAGAATAGGTTAAGGATTATAGGGCAAGCAATCAACATAAAGTAAATGGCTATTGCATGTTTTTGTCTTAGATTTAACATATTTCGATATGGTGTAACCAGTGGCGGACCCATAATTTTTATCAAGCGGGTTCAAAATGCAAAGAAGCAAATATATAAAGAGGTCAACAAAAACtatatattaataaaatatatcaTTACAATTGTCCTCTACGAGTTTTCATTTCCTGAAACGTATTCATAATAGTCTCATCAGAAATGGtgttaaatatttttctttctacaTAAGGTACCAAACAACCGCTCATGAATTCGTCATTCATTCGGTTTCGCTATTCACTCTTGATCAAATTCATCGCCGAAAAAGTTCTTTCAACTGTAGTAGTGGCAACTGGTAGAAGCAAAGCAAATTTTACAAGGCGAAACACAAATGGATAATTCAAATGCTTCTTTGTCTTAACTAGTGTTTCAGAAAGATCAACAAGTCCTTGTAGATTTGAGAACCTTTCATCAACATCACGAACATCAACAATATAAGTTTCAAGTTGATTCTTGAGTGTAACCATTATATTCTCATCAAAATCGTCAGGATACAATTCAACCATCATCAATATCTTGTTTATGTCAAAACTGAAAAATGAATCAACTGGATTTACGCAAGCTACTCCAACAAGCAAGTTCGTTGTCACCTCATTAAAACGAGCATTGAGTTCTTGAACTTGCCAATcaataatcttaaaaat
This sequence is a window from Nicotiana tomentosiformis chromosome 5, ASM39032v3, whole genome shotgun sequence. Protein-coding genes within it:
- the LOC104107949 gene encoding uncharacterized protein — protein: MDYLRESQAEKVQEALDMGELETGRGLNQELGLARAADTHWDSHYKSFKNFISMFGSIIDVLDTIVVDARTLEERAKAKEYLSTCQTFEEQDIANAILLVEVAKKQLQKLREEEWDSPIDKIIDWQVQELNARFNEVTTNLLVGVACVNPVDSFFSFDINKILMMVELYPDDFDENIMVTLKNQLETYIVDVRDVDERFSNLQGLVDLSETLVKTKKHLNYPFVFRLVKFALLLPVATTTVERTFSAMNLIKSE